The Rhodopseudomonas palustris genome window below encodes:
- a CDS encoding CoA pyrophosphatase yields the protein MMGIESAPGSISSADFFDRALRRLRFDVPPALTDASVIPDSGDHGTDRMLRLIAEERPIRPAAVLIPVIEHAEPTVLLTMRAAHLNDHAGQIAFPGGKIDATDNSPLDAALREAEEEIGLDRSYVEPIGYLDVYGTGFGFRILPTVARVRPGFELTINKSEVDDAFEVPLSFLMNPGNHQLHSKEFRGAQRSYYAMPFAERYIWGATAGILRVLYERICLP from the coding sequence ATGATGGGGATCGAGTCTGCCCCGGGCAGCATCAGTTCGGCCGACTTCTTCGATCGCGCGCTGCGGCGGTTGCGGTTCGACGTGCCGCCGGCGCTGACGGACGCCAGCGTCATCCCCGACAGCGGCGATCACGGCACCGACCGGATGCTGCGTCTGATCGCGGAGGAGCGGCCGATCCGCCCGGCCGCGGTACTGATTCCGGTGATCGAGCACGCCGAGCCGACCGTTCTGCTGACGATGCGCGCCGCGCATCTCAACGATCATGCCGGGCAGATCGCGTTTCCCGGCGGCAAGATCGACGCCACCGACAATTCGCCGCTCGACGCCGCGCTGCGCGAGGCGGAGGAGGAGATCGGTCTCGACCGCTCCTATGTCGAGCCGATCGGCTATCTCGATGTCTACGGCACCGGCTTCGGCTTTCGCATTTTGCCGACCGTGGCGCGGGTGCGGCCCGGCTTCGAACTGACCATCAACAAATCGGAAGTCGACGACGCTTTCGAGGTGCCGCTGTCGTTTCTCATGAATCCGGGCAATCACCAATTGCACAGCAAGGAATTCCGCGGCGCGCAGCGCTCCTACTACGCGATGCCGTTCGCCGAGCGTTACATCTGGGGCGCGACCGCGGGTATCTTGCGGGTTTTGTATGAACGGATTTGCCTGCCATGA
- a CDS encoding tautomerase family protein — protein MPEITVNMAAGRTDDQKAAMMRDISQALVTHLGVAAEDVVIQINEAPLTNKMKGGKTFVERKAAQAK, from the coding sequence ATGCCCGAGATCACCGTCAACATGGCCGCAGGCCGCACCGACGACCAGAAGGCGGCGATGATGCGCGACATCTCGCAGGCGCTGGTGACGCATCTCGGCGTCGCCGCCGAGGATGTGGTGATCCAGATCAACGAGGCGCCGCTCACCAACAAGATGAAGGGCGGCAAGACCTTCGTCGAGCGCAAGGCCGCGCAGGCGAAGTAA
- a CDS encoding aspartate aminotransferase family protein, with protein sequence MLEKSKPNSAVNVPNDLDAFWMPFTANRAFKRAPKMIAGAKDMHYFTTDGRKIIDAAAGMWCSNAGHGRPQISAAIAAQAEALDFSPPFQFGQPKAFELASRIADLAPEGLDHVFFCNSGSEAADTALKIAMAWQQIRGQGGRTRFIGRERGYHGVGFGGTAVGGIGNNRKMFGTLLNGVDHLPATYDRDKQAFSKGEPEYGAHFADALEGLVNLHGANTIAAVIVEPMAGSTGVLPPPKGYLQKLREITKKHGILLIFDEVITGFGRLGHSFAAERYGVTPDMITFAKGVTNGAVPMGGVIASSEIHDAFMSGPDYAIELFHGYTYSAHPLACAAGLATLDLYRDEKLFENAKALEPVFADAVMSLKSEPNVVDIRTLGLTAGIDLAPMADGPGKRGFEAMNSAFHDHDLMLRIAGDTLALTPPLILNAEHIGEIVEKVGRVIRAIA encoded by the coding sequence ATGTTAGAGAAGAGCAAGCCCAATTCCGCCGTCAACGTGCCGAACGACCTCGATGCGTTCTGGATGCCGTTCACGGCGAACCGGGCCTTCAAGCGCGCGCCGAAGATGATCGCAGGCGCCAAGGACATGCACTATTTCACCACGGACGGGCGCAAGATCATCGACGCGGCAGCCGGCATGTGGTGCAGCAACGCCGGGCACGGCCGCCCCCAGATTTCCGCGGCGATCGCCGCCCAGGCCGAGGCGCTGGACTTCTCGCCGCCGTTCCAGTTCGGCCAGCCGAAGGCGTTCGAACTCGCCAGCCGGATCGCCGATCTGGCCCCCGAAGGCCTCGACCACGTGTTCTTCTGCAATTCCGGCTCGGAAGCCGCCGACACCGCGCTGAAGATCGCGATGGCCTGGCAGCAGATCCGCGGCCAGGGCGGCCGCACCCGCTTCATCGGCCGCGAGCGCGGCTATCACGGCGTCGGTTTCGGCGGCACCGCGGTCGGCGGCATCGGCAACAACCGCAAGATGTTCGGCACGCTCTTGAACGGCGTCGACCATCTGCCTGCGACCTATGATCGCGACAAGCAAGCGTTCAGCAAGGGCGAGCCGGAGTACGGCGCCCACTTCGCCGACGCGCTGGAGGGCCTCGTCAATCTGCACGGCGCCAACACCATCGCGGCGGTGATTGTCGAGCCGATGGCCGGCTCCACCGGCGTGCTGCCGCCGCCGAAGGGCTACCTCCAGAAGCTGCGCGAGATCACCAAAAAGCACGGCATCCTGCTGATCTTCGACGAGGTCATCACCGGCTTCGGCCGGCTCGGCCACAGCTTCGCCGCCGAGCGCTACGGCGTCACCCCGGACATGATCACCTTCGCCAAGGGCGTCACCAACGGCGCCGTGCCGATGGGCGGCGTGATCGCCAGCTCCGAGATCCACGATGCCTTCATGAGCGGGCCCGATTACGCCATCGAGCTGTTTCATGGCTACACCTATTCGGCGCATCCCTTGGCCTGCGCGGCCGGCCTCGCCACGCTCGACCTCTATCGCGACGAGAAGCTGTTCGAGAACGCCAAGGCGCTCGAGCCGGTGTTCGCCGACGCGGTGATGTCGCTGAAGTCCGAGCCCAACGTCGTCGATATCCGCACCCTCGGCCTGACCGCCGGCATCGACCTCGCGCCGATGGCCGACGGCCCCGGCAAGCGCGGCTTCGAGGCGATGAACTCGGCCTTCCACGACCACGATCT
- a CDS encoding MoxR family ATPase, translated as MADSVEKLEDVIVRSAEQVASDVRAARDAIATVIFGQDRVVENTLVTILAGGHALLIGVPGLAKTKLVETLGVTLGLDAKRIQFTPDLMPSDILGAEVLDETATGKRSFRFIAGPVFAQLLMADEINRASPRTQSALLQAMQEQHITVAGARHDLPKPFHVLATQNPLEQEGTYPLPEAQLDRFLMEIDVDYPDRDAERRILFDTTGAEHAIPKTTMNAELLVSAQRLVRRLPVGDSVVEAILSLVRSARPGPDAGELGKLIAWGPGPRASQSLMLAVRARALLDGRLAPSIDDVLDLAEPVLKHRMALTFSARAEGRTIPDVIRQLKSRIG; from the coding sequence ATGGCGGACAGTGTCGAGAAGCTCGAGGACGTGATCGTTCGCTCGGCCGAGCAGGTCGCGAGCGATGTCCGGGCCGCCAGGGATGCGATCGCCACCGTCATCTTCGGTCAGGACCGCGTCGTCGAGAACACGTTGGTGACGATTCTCGCCGGCGGCCATGCGCTGCTGATCGGCGTGCCCGGCCTCGCCAAGACCAAGCTCGTCGAAACCTTGGGCGTGACGCTCGGCCTCGACGCCAAGCGTATCCAGTTCACACCCGACCTCATGCCGTCGGATATTCTCGGCGCCGAAGTGCTCGACGAGACCGCCACCGGCAAGCGCTCGTTCCGCTTCATCGCGGGTCCCGTATTCGCGCAATTGCTGATGGCCGACGAGATCAACCGCGCCAGCCCGCGCACGCAATCGGCGCTGCTGCAGGCGATGCAGGAGCAGCACATCACGGTGGCCGGCGCGCGCCACGATCTGCCGAAGCCGTTCCACGTGCTGGCGACGCAGAACCCGCTGGAGCAGGAAGGCACCTATCCGCTGCCCGAAGCCCAGCTCGACCGCTTCCTAATGGAAATCGACGTCGACTATCCGGATCGCGACGCCGAGCGCCGCATCCTGTTCGACACCACCGGCGCCGAACACGCGATTCCGAAGACGACGATGAACGCCGAACTGCTGGTCTCGGCGCAGCGGCTGGTGCGGCGGCTGCCGGTCGGCGATTCGGTGGTCGAGGCCATTCTGTCGCTGGTGCGCTCGGCGCGGCCCGGCCCCGATGCCGGCGAACTCGGCAAGCTGATCGCCTGGGGACCCGGCCCGCGCGCCAGCCAGTCGCTGATGCTGGCGGTGCGGGCCCGCGCGCTGCTCGATGGCCGGCTCGCGCCGTCGATCGACGACGTGCTCGATCTCGCCGAACCCGTGCTGAAGCACCGCATGGCGTTGACCTTCTCGGCGCGCGCCGAAGGCCGCACCATTCCGGACGTGATCCGGCAGCTCAAGAGCCGGATCGGTTGA
- the hisS gene encoding histidine--tRNA ligase has translation MAEKPKKPQKLRARLPRGLADRGPAEIAATRAMVETIREVYERYGFEPVETPAFEYTDALGKFLPDQDRPNEGVFSLQDDDEQWISLRYDLTAPLARYVAENFDALPKPYRSYRFGWVFRNEKPGPGRFRQFMQFDADTVGSGSPAADAEMCMMAADTMEALGIPRGSYVVKVNNRKVLDGVLESIGLGGDENAGRRLTVLRAIDKLDRLGPDGTHSLLTVGRKDESGDFTNGAGLNEDQALRVLRFLDILPLAVPDKDGSRFSHTAPASEFERSETYFTWLRHHADLGPSGLAGVDELTSISELVKSSGYGDDRIKIDPSVVRGLEYYTGPVYEVELLLETKDEKGRPVRFGSVGGGGRYDGLVSRFRGEPVPATGFSIGVSRLQAALTMIGKLGTRPATGPVVVTVFDRERLADYQKMVSQLRAEDIRAELYLGNPKNMGNQLKYADKRNSPCVIIQGSDEKNDPDGAQVIVKDLILGAELAALDKDRDDYLQRQADAQRKVPQLGMIDEVRRILARHDIDWN, from the coding sequence ATGGCTGAAAAACCGAAGAAACCGCAGAAGTTGCGCGCCCGTCTGCCGCGCGGCCTGGCCGATCGCGGCCCCGCCGAGATCGCGGCGACCCGCGCGATGGTGGAAACCATCCGCGAGGTCTACGAGCGCTACGGCTTCGAGCCGGTCGAGACCCCGGCGTTCGAATACACCGACGCGCTCGGCAAGTTCCTGCCGGATCAGGACCGCCCCAACGAGGGCGTGTTCTCGCTGCAGGACGACGACGAGCAGTGGATCAGCCTGCGCTATGATCTCACCGCGCCGCTGGCGCGCTACGTCGCCGAGAATTTCGACGCACTACCCAAGCCCTATCGCAGCTACCGCTTCGGCTGGGTGTTCCGCAACGAAAAGCCCGGCCCCGGCCGCTTCCGCCAGTTCATGCAGTTCGACGCCGACACGGTGGGCTCCGGCTCGCCGGCCGCCGACGCCGAGATGTGCATGATGGCCGCCGACACGATGGAAGCGCTGGGCATCCCGCGCGGCAGCTACGTGGTGAAGGTGAATAACCGCAAGGTGCTGGATGGGGTGTTGGAGTCGATCGGGCTTGGCGGCGATGAAAATGCTGGGCGTCGGCTCACGGTGCTGCGGGCGATCGACAAGCTGGATCGGCTTGGGCCAGATGGCACCCATTCCTTGCTTACCGTCGGAAGGAAAGACGAGAGCGGCGATTTCACGAACGGAGCAGGTCTAAACGAAGACCAAGCACTTCGCGTGCTGCGATTTCTTGATATCCTGCCCCTCGCCGTTCCTGACAAGGATGGAAGTCGATTTAGCCATACTGCTCCTGCAAGCGAATTTGAGCGTTCGGAAACCTACTTCACTTGGCTGCGTCATCACGCCGATCTCGGCCCTTCGGGATTGGCCGGCGTTGATGAACTGACTTCCATCTCAGAGTTGGTGAAGAGCAGCGGCTACGGCGACGACAGGATCAAGATCGATCCCTCCGTCGTCCGCGGCCTCGAATACTACACCGGCCCGGTCTACGAGGTTGAACTGCTGCTCGAGACCAAGGACGAGAAGGGGCGCCCGGTTCGGTTCGGTTCGGTCGGCGGTGGTGGCCGTTACGACGGCCTCGTCTCGCGCTTCCGCGGCGAGCCGGTGCCGGCGACCGGGTTCTCGATCGGTGTGTCGCGGCTGCAGGCGGCGCTGACGATGATCGGCAAGCTCGGGACCCGGCCCGCGACCGGCCCGGTGGTGGTGACGGTGTTCGACCGCGAGCGGCTGGCCGACTACCAGAAGATGGTGTCGCAGCTCCGCGCCGAGGACATTCGCGCCGAGCTCTATCTCGGCAATCCGAAGAACATGGGCAACCAGCTCAAATACGCCGACAAGCGCAACTCGCCTTGCGTGATCATCCAGGGCTCCGATGAAAAGAACGATCCGGACGGCGCGCAGGTGATCGTCAAGGACCTGATCCTCGGCGCCGAACTCGCTGCGCTGGACAAGGATCGCGACGATTATCTGCAGCGTCAGGCCGACGCCCAGCGCAAAGTGCCGCAGCTCGGGATGATCGACGAAGTGCGGCGGATTCTGGCGCGGCACGACATCGACTGGAATTGA
- a CDS encoding thioesterase family protein has product MDARDVLSIGMTAERQITVAPEQTVQHFVPYMPAVFATPLMILEMEMASGEAVHPALPQGWVTVGTGVDIRHLTPALVGHAVRTISKVTAVEQRTVSFEVACWVGTRKIGDGKHIRGLIDVEAFTKRFKDW; this is encoded by the coding sequence ATGGACGCACGCGATGTTCTCTCCATTGGCATGACGGCCGAGCGGCAGATCACGGTGGCGCCGGAGCAGACGGTGCAGCATTTCGTGCCGTATATGCCGGCGGTGTTCGCCACCCCGCTGATGATCCTGGAGATGGAAATGGCCTCGGGCGAGGCCGTGCATCCGGCGTTGCCGCAGGGCTGGGTGACGGTCGGCACCGGCGTCGACATCCGTCATCTAACGCCGGCGCTGGTCGGCCATGCGGTGCGGACGATTTCGAAAGTCACTGCGGTCGAGCAGCGCACCGTCAGCTTCGAGGTCGCCTGCTGGGTCGGTACGCGCAAGATCGGCGACGGCAAACACATTCGCGGCCTGATCGACGTCGAAGCGTTCACGAAGCGCTTCAAGGACTGGTAG
- a CDS encoding DUF6111 family protein produces MIRAVLTEVAIFLIPFILYATYLVITRSALTHRSSWPFRIVAWLLISALALVILSLLLLVHYSGAPPGATYVPAHIEDGRLVPGVEK; encoded by the coding sequence ATGATCCGTGCTGTCCTGACTGAAGTCGCGATCTTCCTGATCCCTTTCATCCTCTACGCGACCTACCTGGTGATCACGCGCTCGGCGCTGACGCATCGTTCGTCCTGGCCGTTCCGTATCGTCGCCTGGCTGCTGATTTCGGCGCTGGCTCTGGTGATCCTCAGCCTGCTGCTGCTGGTTCACTATTCCGGCGCGCCGCCGGGAGCGACTTATGTGCCGGCGCATATCGAGGACGGCCGCCTCGTCCCCGGAGTCGAAAAATGA
- a CDS encoding DUF58 domain-containing protein: MAQAPEQPNKETLAVRRADGESRTLAASLPRLMLEARRIANNVTHGLHGRRRAGAGENFWQYRRFVSGEPAQNVDWRRSARDDHLYVRELEWEAAHTVWLWPDRSASMAYASKGVRDSKLERALIVTFALAELLVAGGERVGVPGLMNPTSNSNVIDRMAQAILHDTTSRDSLPPSFVPSSLAEIVVLSDFWSPISEIQKMLAGLSSSGAHGSLVQVVDPAEEGFPFSGRVEFVEPEGGGAITAGRAETWASDYVALVAAHRDQIRIETGKLDWLFSTHTTSRSAAELLLFLHAGMTTAKGVERGVKAGLGA; this comes from the coding sequence ATGGCGCAGGCGCCCGAGCAACCGAACAAGGAGACGCTGGCAGTTCGACGCGCGGATGGCGAAAGCCGCACGCTGGCGGCGTCGCTGCCGCGTCTGATGCTCGAAGCGCGCCGCATCGCCAACAACGTCACCCACGGCCTCCACGGCCGCCGCCGCGCCGGCGCCGGCGAGAATTTCTGGCAGTATCGCCGCTTCGTCTCCGGCGAGCCGGCGCAGAATGTCGACTGGCGCCGCTCGGCGCGCGACGATCATCTCTACGTCCGTGAGCTGGAATGGGAAGCCGCCCATACCGTGTGGCTGTGGCCGGACCGTTCCGCCTCGATGGCCTATGCGTCCAAGGGCGTTCGCGACAGCAAGCTCGAACGCGCGCTGATCGTCACCTTCGCGCTCGCCGAATTGCTCGTCGCGGGCGGCGAACGCGTCGGCGTTCCCGGGCTGATGAACCCGACCTCGAACAGCAACGTGATCGACCGGATGGCGCAGGCGATCCTGCACGACACCACCTCCCGCGACAGCCTGCCGCCGTCCTTCGTGCCGTCGTCGCTGGCCGAGATTGTGGTGCTGTCGGATTTCTGGTCGCCGATCAGCGAGATCCAGAAGATGCTCGCCGGGCTGTCGTCGTCGGGCGCGCACGGCTCGCTGGTGCAGGTGGTCGATCCTGCGGAAGAGGGCTTTCCGTTCTCCGGCCGCGTCGAATTCGTCGAGCCGGAAGGCGGCGGCGCGATCACCGCCGGCCGCGCTGAGACCTGGGCCAGCGACTACGTCGCGCTGGTCGCGGCGCATCGCGACCAGATCCGGATCGAGACCGGCAAGCTCGACTGGCTGTTCTCGACCCACACCACCAGCCGCTCGGCCGCCGAGTTGCTGCTGTTCCTGCACGCCGGCATGACCACCGCCAAGGGCGTCGAGCGCGGCGTCAAAGCGGGGCTCGGCGCATGA
- a CDS encoding DUF1285 domain-containing protein gives MAKQGQSANRSLDGLTEAARVAAGKTATGKGLPPVHLWNPPFCGDLDMRIAGDGTWFYLGTPIGRPALVRLFSTVLKRENGKHFLVTPVEKVGIKVDDAPFLAVEMAKDEDTRGRLLRFRTNVDDWVDCDADHRLRFEAAEDGGMVPYLHVRADLWAKVTRALYYDLVDIGEERVVDGRPKFGIASGGAFFAMADAEQMREAL, from the coding sequence ATGGCGAAGCAAGGGCAGAGCGCGAACCGCAGCCTCGATGGATTGACCGAAGCCGCGCGGGTTGCGGCCGGCAAGACCGCGACAGGCAAAGGCCTGCCGCCGGTGCATTTGTGGAACCCGCCATTCTGCGGTGATCTCGACATGCGCATCGCCGGCGATGGAACCTGGTTCTATCTCGGTACGCCGATCGGACGGCCGGCGCTGGTGCGGCTTTTTTCGACGGTCCTGAAGCGAGAGAACGGCAAGCACTTCCTGGTGACGCCGGTCGAGAAGGTCGGGATCAAGGTCGACGATGCGCCGTTTCTGGCGGTCGAGATGGCGAAGGACGAGGATACGCGCGGCCGATTGCTCCGCTTCCGCACCAATGTGGACGATTGGGTCGACTGCGACGCCGATCACCGGCTGAGGTTCGAGGCCGCGGAAGACGGCGGGATGGTGCCTTATCTTCACGTTCGCGCCGATCTCTGGGCCAAGGTGACGCGGGCGTTGTATTACGATCTGGTTGACATCGGCGAGGAGCGGGTGGTCGATGGTCGTCCGAAGTTTGGAATTGCTTCCGGCGGCGCATTCTTCGCGATGGCCGATGCGGAGCAGATGAGGGAAGCACTTTGA
- a CDS encoding DUF4159 domain-containing protein — protein MIGGLPLSFAQPLLLLGLLALPALWWLLRVTPPRPRRIDFPPTRLLFEIAPKEETPSRTPWWLTALRMLAAALVIIALAGPIWNPQTAAGNSRGPLLILLDDGWSSAANWEMRIKAADELIAEADSTSRAVALAPLSEATRDPTLMPAGTARVSLRQLSPKPYAVERIEALPPIARFLKAVGDAEVVWLTDGVDTGRGGEFVEGLNKLVQDRSVTIVEGGAPPAHALAAAENAAAKMTVKVLRAQAGGIDTGTVRALDAKGAPIGEARFNFPPLDRETDAAFELPVELRNDIARLEIAGERSAGAVQLLDKRWRRRAIGIVSGASTDTAQPLLAPTFYLARALSPFADVRLGDRAAPQQVITQFLDQKLPMMVMADVGALSPELRQRLDAWIEQGGVLVRFAGPRLARQAEDDLVPVKLRHGGRSLGGSLTWEKPQHLASFAADGPFAGIAVPTDVTVNRQVLAEPDAALSAKSWASLADGTPLVTGEHRGKGLVTLFHVSADMRWSDLPMSGTFVEMLRRLVDMSGYTSTPGAGVAAEANAAETVAPLRTLDGFGAFGPPPASAKPIPTDYRDRGSADHPPGFYGPADGPLAVNALASADRIAPLDTAAINARRANYTNAEPRDLRGMLLASALGLFGLDALIVALLGGGLAALMMRRRRTATAALALLLAMPLAAAPWPSRADGPKDEFAIKATSQTHLAYVITGNADVDSIVKAGMNGLTLFLAQRTALEAGEPIGIDPARDELSFFPLIYWPVIAGAPKPPQDALDKIGAYMKQGGTVIFDTRDAIEAPAGTNGASQTPGMLTLRNVLSSLDVPELEPVPREHVLTKTFYLLRDFPGRFTSGETWVETLPRENDDEDNARPARGGDGVSPIIITSNDLAGAWAMRPDGQPMLPLTPGEPRQREFAFRAGVNIVMYTLTGNYKADQVHAPALIERLGQ, from the coding sequence ATGATCGGCGGTCTGCCTTTGTCCTTCGCCCAACCGCTGCTGCTGCTCGGCCTGCTGGCGCTGCCGGCGCTGTGGTGGCTGCTACGCGTGACGCCGCCGCGGCCGCGCCGGATCGACTTCCCGCCGACCCGGCTGCTGTTCGAGATCGCGCCGAAAGAAGAAACCCCGTCGCGGACGCCGTGGTGGCTGACCGCGCTGCGGATGCTCGCCGCCGCGCTGGTGATCATCGCGCTGGCCGGCCCGATCTGGAATCCGCAGACCGCAGCGGGCAACAGCCGCGGGCCGCTCTTGATCCTGCTCGACGACGGCTGGAGTTCGGCGGCGAACTGGGAGATGCGGATCAAGGCCGCGGACGAGTTGATCGCCGAGGCGGACAGCACGAGCCGGGCGGTCGCACTGGCGCCGCTGTCGGAGGCGACCCGCGATCCGACGCTGATGCCGGCCGGCACCGCGCGGGTGTCGCTGCGCCAGCTTTCGCCGAAACCCTATGCGGTCGAGCGCATCGAGGCGCTGCCGCCGATCGCGCGCTTTCTGAAAGCCGTGGGCGACGCCGAGGTGGTCTGGCTGACCGACGGCGTCGACACCGGCCGCGGCGGCGAATTCGTCGAGGGCCTGAACAAGCTTGTGCAGGACCGCAGCGTCACCATCGTCGAGGGCGGCGCGCCGCCGGCGCATGCGCTCGCCGCCGCCGAGAACGCCGCCGCCAAGATGACCGTGAAGGTGCTGCGCGCGCAGGCCGGCGGCATCGACACCGGCACGGTGCGCGCGCTCGACGCCAAGGGCGCGCCGATCGGCGAAGCCCGTTTCAACTTTCCGCCGCTCGATCGTGAGACCGACGCGGCATTTGAACTGCCGGTCGAACTGCGCAACGACATCGCGCGACTCGAGATCGCCGGCGAACGCTCCGCGGGCGCGGTGCAGTTGCTCGACAAACGCTGGCGCCGCCGCGCCATCGGCATCGTCTCCGGCGCCAGCACCGACACCGCGCAGCCGCTGCTGGCGCCGACCTTCTATCTCGCCCGCGCGCTGTCGCCGTTCGCCGATGTGCGACTGGGCGACCGCGCCGCGCCGCAGCAGGTGATCACCCAGTTTCTCGATCAGAAGCTGCCGATGATGGTGATGGCCGATGTCGGCGCGCTGTCACCGGAACTGCGCCAGCGACTCGACGCCTGGATCGAACAGGGCGGCGTATTGGTGCGGTTCGCCGGCCCGCGCCTCGCGCGTCAGGCCGAGGACGATCTGGTGCCGGTGAAGCTTCGCCATGGCGGCCGCAGCCTCGGCGGCAGCCTGACCTGGGAGAAGCCGCAGCATCTCGCGTCTTTCGCCGCAGACGGGCCGTTCGCGGGCATCGCGGTGCCGACCGACGTGACCGTCAACCGTCAGGTGCTGGCCGAACCCGATGCCGCGTTGTCGGCGAAGAGTTGGGCCTCGCTCGCCGACGGCACACCGCTGGTCACCGGCGAGCATCGCGGCAAGGGGCTGGTGACACTGTTCCACGTCAGCGCCGACATGCGCTGGTCGGATCTGCCGATGTCCGGCACCTTCGTCGAAATGCTGCGGCGGCTGGTCGACATGTCCGGCTACACCTCGACGCCGGGCGCCGGCGTCGCCGCCGAGGCCAATGCCGCAGAAACGGTGGCGCCGCTGCGGACACTCGACGGCTTCGGCGCGTTCGGACCGCCGCCGGCCTCGGCCAAGCCGATCCCGACCGACTATCGCGACCGCGGCAGCGCCGATCATCCGCCCGGCTTCTACGGCCCGGCCGACGGTCCGCTGGCAGTGAATGCACTGGCGAGCGCCGACCGCATCGCCCCGCTCGACACCGCGGCGATCAATGCGCGGCGGGCGAACTACACCAACGCGGAGCCGCGCGACCTGCGCGGCATGCTGCTCGCTTCCGCGCTCGGCCTGTTCGGGCTCGACGCGCTGATCGTGGCGCTGCTCGGCGGCGGCCTCGCCGCGCTGATGATGCGCCGCCGCCGCACCGCCACCGCGGCGCTGGCACTGCTGCTCGCGATGCCGCTCGCCGCTGCGCCGTGGCCGTCTCGTGCCGACGGCCCCAAGGACGAGTTCGCCATCAAGGCGACGTCGCAGACGCATCTGGCCTACGTGATCACCGGCAATGCCGACGTCGATTCGATCGTCAAAGCCGGGATGAACGGGCTGACGCTGTTTCTGGCGCAGCGCACCGCGCTGGAAGCCGGCGAGCCGATCGGCATCGATCCGGCGCGCGACGAATTGTCGTTCTTCCCGCTGATCTACTGGCCGGTGATCGCGGGCGCGCCGAAGCCGCCGCAGGACGCGCTCGACAAGATCGGCGCCTACATGAAGCAGGGCGGCACGGTGATCTTCGACACCCGCGACGCGATCGAGGCGCCCGCCGGCACGAACGGCGCGTCGCAGACGCCCGGCATGCTGACGCTGCGCAACGTGCTGTCGTCGCTCGACGTTCCCGAACTCGAACCGGTGCCGCGCGAGCACGTGCTGACCAAGACCTTCTATCTGCTGCGCGACTTCCCCGGCCGCTTCACCTCCGGCGAGACCTGGGTGGAAACCCTGCCGCGCGAGAACGACGACGAGGACAATGCGCGCCCGGCGCGTGGCGGCGACGGCGTGTCGCCGATCATCATTACCTCGAACGATCTGGCCGGCGCCTGGGCGATGCGCCCCGACGGCCAGCCGATGCTGCCGCTGACGCCGGGCGAGCCGCGCCAGCGCGAATTCGCCTTCCGCGCCGGCGTCAACATCGTGATGTACACCCTGACCGGCAACTACAAGGCCGACCAGGTCCACGCCCCGGCGCTGATCGAACGGCTGGGGCAATGA